In the Bacillus shivajii genome, one interval contains:
- the motP gene encoding flagellar motor protein MotP has product MKKLDLLTPIGIFIGLTSIFAAVYMNAIEGGGSIVFLFQWSSIFIVLGGLSAAILVNFSNHDLKLLPKVFKESFKTSNNNLEDLIGNFVDLSTKARREGLLALEAGIEEVDDPFIEKGVLLAVDGIEPDTIKDIMMAEVVAMEERHRKGRLIIEKAGEYAPAWGMIGTLVGLVLMLQNLNDPSTLGPNMAVALLTTLYGTLLANLVFIPMSNKLANSTEDEVFIKQIIVEGVIGVQSGQNPKILQEKLSAFLPSQKKGEEEEEESGENLNV; this is encoded by the coding sequence ATGAAGAAACTAGATTTGTTAACACCTATTGGTATTTTTATTGGACTTACCAGTATATTTGCTGCGGTATATATGAATGCAATTGAAGGCGGAGGAAGTATTGTTTTTCTTTTTCAATGGTCATCAATTTTTATTGTTTTAGGGGGGCTTTCGGCTGCAATTTTAGTAAACTTTTCTAATCATGATTTGAAGCTACTGCCGAAAGTTTTCAAAGAAAGCTTTAAAACAAGTAATAATAACTTAGAAGACTTGATCGGAAATTTTGTAGACTTGTCTACTAAAGCTCGTAGAGAAGGTTTATTAGCATTAGAGGCAGGAATCGAAGAGGTAGATGACCCTTTTATTGAAAAGGGGGTTCTTCTTGCTGTTGATGGAATTGAGCCAGATACTATTAAAGATATAATGATGGCCGAAGTTGTTGCAATGGAAGAGCGTCATCGTAAAGGGAGGCTTATTATTGAAAAAGCCGGAGAATACGCACCTGCTTGGGGAATGATTGGAACACTCGTAGGACTTGTTTTAATGCTGCAAAATTTAAATGATCCTTCAACACTTGGTCCAAATATGGCAGTTGCATTATTAACGACACTTTACGGGACGTTGTTAGCTAACTTAGTCTTTATACCAATGTCCAATAAACTAGCAAATAGTACGGAAGATGAAGTGTTTATTAAGCAGATTATTGTAGAAGGTGTTATTGGTGTACAATCTGGCCAAAATCCTAAAATTCTTCAAGAAAAATTAAGTGCTTTTCTCCCAAGCCAAAAGAAAGGTGAGGAAGAGGAAGAGGAGTCAGGAGAGAATTTAAATGTATAG
- the ccpA gene encoding catabolite control protein A, whose product MNITIYDVAREAGVSMATVSRVVNGNPNVKPTTRKRVLEAIERLGYRPNAVARGLASKRTTTVGVIIPDISSIFFSELARGIEDIATMYKYNIILCNSDQNKEKEIHLINTLLEKQVDGIVFMGGEITEEHKETFERSPVPIVLSATMDDAKTLPSVNINYEQATFDAITALIEEGHKDIAMLSGTLEDPVNGYQKFAGYKRALESAGLSMNDDYVVIGDYTYDSGLEAMGNLLSLNNRPTAIFASTDEMALGVIHGAQDAGYHVPNDFEIIGFDNTRLATMVRPTLTSVVQPMYDIGAVSMRLLTKLMNKEEVEEHAVLLPHRIEYRQSTKIEQ is encoded by the coding sequence ATGAATATTACAATTTACGATGTAGCACGAGAAGCTGGGGTGTCAATGGCGACAGTTTCCCGCGTAGTAAATGGGAACCCTAATGTAAAGCCAACAACTCGAAAACGAGTCTTAGAAGCGATTGAACGATTAGGATATCGTCCAAATGCTGTAGCTAGGGGATTAGCTAGTAAACGTACAACGACAGTTGGAGTCATCATCCCCGACATATCAAGCATCTTCTTTTCAGAGCTGGCACGAGGAATAGAAGACATTGCAACAATGTACAAGTATAACATTATTTTATGTAATTCTGACCAAAACAAAGAAAAGGAAATACACTTAATAAATACGTTGTTGGAAAAGCAAGTAGACGGCATTGTGTTTATGGGTGGGGAGATTACGGAAGAACATAAAGAGACATTTGAAAGGTCACCAGTTCCTATTGTGTTATCTGCAACAATGGATGATGCAAAGACTTTGCCATCAGTAAATATTAATTATGAACAAGCTACTTTTGATGCGATAACTGCACTTATTGAAGAAGGACATAAAGATATTGCCATGCTCTCAGGCACGTTAGAAGATCCAGTGAATGGTTATCAAAAATTTGCAGGATATAAGAGAGCATTAGAAAGTGCAGGTTTATCAATGAATGATGATTATGTTGTTATTGGCGATTACACGTATGATTCTGGTTTGGAAGCGATGGGGAACTTACTAAGCTTAAACAATAGGCCAACCGCGATCTTTGCATCGACTGATGAAATGGCATTAGGTGTCATTCATGGTGCACAAGATGCAGGTTATCATGTACCAAATGATTTTGAAATCATCGGTTTTGATAATACACGCTTAGCAACGATGGTTCGCCCAACATTAACCTCTGTCGTTCAACCGATGTATGACATTGGTGCTGTCTCTATGCGTTTATTAACGAAGCTGATGAACAAAGAAGAGGTTGAAGAGCACGCTGTTTTATTACCTCACCGAATCGAATATCGCCAATCAACAAAGATTGAACAATAA